One genomic segment of Thermovibrio guaymasensis includes these proteins:
- a CDS encoding branched-chain amino acid transaminase yields MKRYAYFEGKFVPIEEANINIQTNSFHYGTAVFEGVRAYWNEEKGQLYGLFLKEHYERMLANCKILNLKVEKSAQELTDITVELLRKCGHKEDTYIRPIAYFSDLTISPKLIGYKTEIAIYTVPLGDYLDLSRGLKAKTSSWHRINDTMIPARCKVAGAYVNSAFAKTEALLNGYDEAIMLNPDGTVAEGSGENIFIVRDGKLITTPSFSNILEGITRNAVITLAREELGLTVEERPILRSELYVADEVFYTGTAAQVAPVVQIDHVVVGNGEIGPITKRLQEVYFSVVKGDNPKYSHWLTPIY; encoded by the coding sequence ATGAAGAGGTACGCTTACTTTGAGGGTAAGTTCGTTCCAATTGAAGAGGCAAACATAAACATTCAGACAAACTCCTTCCACTACGGTACTGCCGTATTTGAAGGGGTTAGGGCTTACTGGAACGAGGAGAAGGGGCAGCTCTACGGCCTCTTTCTGAAGGAGCACTACGAAAGGATGCTTGCAAACTGTAAGATTCTCAACTTAAAGGTTGAGAAGAGCGCTCAGGAGTTAACCGATATTACTGTTGAGCTCCTGAGGAAGTGTGGCCACAAGGAGGATACTTACATAAGGCCCATAGCCTACTTTTCAGACCTTACGATTTCTCCCAAGTTAATCGGATATAAAACGGAGATAGCAATCTATACAGTTCCCCTTGGTGACTACCTTGACCTTTCAAGGGGACTAAAGGCGAAGACCTCTTCCTGGCACAGGATTAACGATACTATGATTCCCGCCCGCTGTAAGGTTGCTGGAGCTTACGTTAACAGTGCCTTTGCAAAGACTGAAGCCCTCCTAAACGGTTACGATGAAGCTATAATGCTCAATCCTGACGGAACCGTTGCTGAAGGTAGCGGGGAAAACATCTTCATAGTCAGGGACGGGAAGTTAATCACTACTCCTTCCTTTTCAAACATCCTTGAGGGCATAACGAGAAATGCCGTAATAACCCTTGCAAGGGAAGAGCTTGGCCTAACGGTTGAGGAGAGGCCGATTCTGAGGAGTGAGCTCTACGTTGCAGACGAGGTCTTCTACACGGGAACCGCCGCCCAGGTTGCTCCTGTAGTTCAGATTGACCACGTTGTAGTTGGAAACGGTGAAATCGGACCTATTACTAAGAGACTTCAGGAAGTCTACTTTAGCGTTGTTAAGGGGGATAACCCTAAGTACTCCCACTGGCTAACTCCTATCTACTAA
- the lgt gene encoding prolipoprotein diacylglyceryl transferase encodes MHPILFKFGPITIYTYGVMVALGIFFGSLILLKLAEREGIRREDVADTAFWSVVAGLIGARLFFFIYNPQYAKPLYRVLFIWEGGLVWYGGVIFGALTALYFIRKRKIPIWKFADITSIALSVGLGFGRIGCTMAGCCYGRECHSHFAIVFKDPHSAAPLGVPLCPTQPLSSLANFLIALILYLIYRRRRFPGEIFGFYLILYGLFRFSIEFLRATPKDVLGLFSNNQIISIIMLLAGLTILIYRSRKGAEEK; translated from the coding sequence ATGCACCCGATACTCTTTAAGTTTGGGCCGATTACTATATACACCTACGGGGTTATGGTTGCCCTTGGAATTTTCTTCGGCTCCTTGATTCTCCTAAAACTTGCAGAGAGGGAGGGAATAAGGAGGGAGGACGTTGCTGATACGGCGTTCTGGAGCGTTGTTGCTGGTTTAATCGGAGCGAGACTCTTTTTCTTCATATACAATCCCCAGTATGCAAAGCCTCTCTATAGGGTTCTATTTATCTGGGAAGGGGGGCTTGTCTGGTACGGAGGGGTTATCTTCGGAGCTCTAACTGCCCTTTACTTCATTAGAAAGAGGAAGATTCCGATTTGGAAGTTTGCAGACATAACCTCAATTGCCCTCTCCGTCGGCCTTGGTTTTGGAAGGATTGGCTGTACCATGGCAGGATGCTGCTACGGAAGGGAGTGCCACTCTCATTTTGCCATTGTCTTTAAGGATCCCCACTCTGCAGCTCCCCTTGGAGTTCCCCTTTGCCCAACTCAGCCCCTCTCATCACTTGCAAACTTCCTAATTGCGCTGATCCTCTACCTGATCTATAGAAGGAGGCGCTTTCCTGGAGAGATCTTCGGCTTCTACCTTATACTCTACGGCCTCTTTAGGTTCTCTATAGAGTTCTTAAGGGCAACTCCTAAGGATGTCCTCGGTCTTTTCAGTAACAACCAGATTATTAGTATTATAATGCTTTTGGCAGGTTTAACTATTCTAATTTACAGAAGTAGGAAAGGAGCGGAGGAGAAATGA
- the murJ gene encoding murein biosynthesis integral membrane protein MurJ, translating into MKELLKSAAIVSLSIFSSRLLGLVRDIVIATLFGAGALTDVFFVAFRVPNLLRRIFAEGAFNSAFVPAFTKKLRSSFEEAVQFAGSFFTLLLSFLILTLILGEVFAPYIVKLIAPGFKGDSFYLAVKLLRELFPYILFVSLVAFMGGILNSLNHFFAPAFSTTLFNLSMVLCALFLSSYLSIESLSVGVILGGILQVLLQVYFLRKLSFPLKPVFKVTSDVLRTLKNTVPGIFGFAVRQFSMLIDTVIASFLTSGAISYLYYANRFVQLPLGMFAIGLSQVLLPRFSSKEDRKDLRRELLDGLTLCSTIIVPSAVGLVFFGKPIVDIVFNHGKFTVEALNGTYWVLVGYSVGLFFFSLEKIFTNAFYSIEEFKLPVYVSAGTLIFNLFTDLILCFVLGLGAPGLALGTSFTSLLNLLLLSFFLSKRLNYSLFPSIWRLGLKYLIFSVPVGIVSYFGSLIYFSRSSFGFKLAVLIGTILFASLAYFFLLFLFKDKVLLAFLKKEV; encoded by the coding sequence ATGAAGGAGTTATTAAAGTCAGCAGCTATTGTATCACTCTCAATCTTCTCTAGTCGCCTCTTAGGCCTTGTAAGGGACATAGTTATAGCTACCCTCTTTGGAGCAGGAGCTCTAACAGACGTCTTCTTCGTTGCCTTTAGAGTTCCAAACCTCTTAAGGAGGATTTTCGCAGAAGGGGCCTTCAATTCTGCCTTCGTTCCCGCCTTTACGAAGAAGTTAAGGAGCTCTTTTGAAGAGGCAGTCCAGTTTGCCGGAAGTTTCTTTACCCTCCTCCTTTCCTTTCTAATACTTACCCTAATCTTGGGAGAAGTTTTTGCTCCATACATCGTTAAGTTGATTGCTCCGGGCTTTAAAGGAGACTCCTTCTACCTTGCTGTTAAGCTTCTGAGGGAGCTCTTTCCCTACATCCTCTTTGTCAGCCTGGTTGCCTTTATGGGAGGGATTTTAAACAGCTTAAACCACTTCTTCGCCCCTGCCTTTTCAACTACCCTCTTTAACCTATCAATGGTTCTCTGTGCCCTTTTCCTCTCAAGTTACCTCTCTATTGAGAGTTTGTCCGTCGGGGTTATCCTTGGGGGTATCCTTCAGGTCCTACTTCAGGTTTACTTCTTAAGGAAGCTATCCTTCCCCTTAAAGCCGGTTTTTAAGGTGACTTCCGACGTTTTGAGGACCTTGAAGAATACAGTTCCAGGCATTTTCGGTTTTGCAGTAAGGCAGTTTTCAATGCTGATTGATACAGTTATAGCCTCCTTTTTAACAAGTGGAGCGATATCTTACCTCTACTACGCAAACAGGTTCGTTCAGCTTCCTCTGGGGATGTTTGCGATAGGCCTTTCTCAAGTCCTCCTTCCTAGGTTTTCAAGTAAGGAGGATAGGAAGGATTTAAGGAGGGAGCTCCTAGATGGATTGACCCTCTGTTCTACCATTATAGTCCCTTCTGCTGTTGGCCTTGTATTCTTCGGTAAGCCGATAGTTGATATTGTCTTTAACCACGGTAAGTTCACTGTTGAAGCCCTCAACGGGACTTACTGGGTTTTGGTAGGCTACTCAGTCGGACTTTTCTTCTTTTCCCTTGAGAAGATATTTACAAACGCCTTTTACTCAATTGAAGAGTTTAAGCTTCCCGTTTACGTATCTGCAGGGACTTTGATTTTTAACCTCTTTACAGATCTGATCCTCTGTTTTGTACTCGGTCTTGGAGCTCCCGGCCTTGCCCTTGGAACGAGCTTTACTTCCCTTTTAAACTTGCTTCTCCTATCCTTTTTCCTATCAAAGAGGCTCAATTACTCTCTCTTTCCCAGTATTTGGAGGTTGGGTTTAAAGTACCTAATCTTCTCTGTTCCCGTTGGAATTGTATCTTACTTTGGAAGTCTAATTTACTTTTCAAGGAGTTCCTTTGGGTTTAAACTTGCAGTTTTGATTGGGACTATTCTCTTTGCTTCTTTGGCTTACTTTTTTCTCCTCTTCCTATTTAAAGATAAAGTGCTTTTAGCCTTTTTAAAGAAGGAGGTATAG
- a CDS encoding NAD-binding protein, translating to MKVCVIGAGVVGSFLAKKLSREGYEIAVVDVDPSKLEQLSLTADVLTINCNALEVNCLKKLDDFELFVVVTESDEKNVAITTLLKSLFKKERIIFRVTNKALSSPPVKEFLKAEPVNILSETVQKVLLSVKYPFAKEAIRLEGENLIILKIEVSVESPIAGKQIAELSPLRRELPFTIVAVEREGRVIIPKGEDFIFQGDVIYVAVKEEKAQELAKVLKIPYQPVRLVFVVGYSPFTEDLIGKLSELKDLKVKFISRNKRKCEEISGKYPEVDVFFGEPTDAELLKQEGIDRADLVVSITEDEEANILSAILSKRLGAKRACALITHPEYEEIVESIGIDIPIAPRKVLAAKVYRQLSRRKFLEIVELSDNLDVVEIDVEKESLVKDSDVCGLIVAVKRDGETEIATGSTLLKPKDKLICVVERK from the coding sequence TTGAAAGTCTGCGTAATAGGTGCCGGAGTTGTAGGCAGCTTCCTAGCAAAGAAGTTAAGTAGGGAAGGTTACGAAATAGCGGTTGTTGACGTTGACCCATCAAAACTTGAACAGCTTTCCCTCACTGCAGATGTTTTAACTATAAACTGTAACGCCCTTGAAGTTAACTGCTTAAAGAAATTGGACGACTTTGAACTCTTCGTCGTCGTTACGGAGAGCGACGAGAAGAACGTTGCGATAACTACACTACTAAAATCGCTCTTTAAGAAAGAGAGAATCATCTTCAGAGTAACCAACAAAGCCCTTTCCTCCCCTCCCGTTAAAGAGTTCCTAAAGGCTGAACCTGTAAACATACTCTCTGAAACCGTCCAGAAAGTTCTACTGAGCGTTAAGTACCCCTTTGCAAAGGAAGCCATAAGGCTTGAAGGAGAAAACCTTATAATCTTGAAGATTGAAGTAAGCGTTGAGAGTCCTATTGCTGGGAAACAGATTGCAGAGCTCTCACCCCTCAGGAGGGAGCTCCCCTTCACAATAGTTGCAGTTGAAAGGGAAGGAAGAGTTATAATTCCAAAGGGAGAGGACTTCATCTTCCAGGGAGACGTAATCTACGTTGCAGTTAAAGAGGAGAAGGCCCAAGAGTTGGCCAAAGTCTTAAAAATACCCTATCAGCCGGTAAGACTTGTCTTTGTGGTAGGTTACTCGCCCTTTACCGAAGACCTCATCGGGAAGCTATCTGAGCTAAAGGATTTAAAAGTAAAGTTTATATCAAGGAATAAGAGAAAGTGTGAAGAGATATCCGGAAAGTACCCTGAGGTTGACGTCTTCTTCGGAGAGCCTACAGACGCCGAACTCCTCAAACAGGAGGGGATAGACAGGGCAGACCTAGTTGTATCAATAACTGAGGATGAGGAGGCGAACATACTCTCTGCAATCCTCTCAAAGAGGTTGGGTGCAAAAAGGGCATGTGCACTTATAACCCACCCTGAGTACGAGGAAATCGTTGAATCTATAGGAATAGACATACCGATAGCCCCAAGGAAAGTCCTTGCTGCAAAGGTGTACAGGCAGTTAAGTAGGAGGAAGTTCTTAGAGATTGTTGAGCTCTCAGACAACCTGGATGTCGTAGAGATAGACGTTGAGAAAGAAAGTTTAGTAAAGGATTCGGACGTCTGCGGTCTCATAGTTGCCGTAAAGAGGGACGGGGAGACAGAAATTGCAACCGGTTCTACCCTCTTAAAGCCGAAGGACAAGTTAATCTGCGTTGTTGAGAGGAAGTAA
- a CDS encoding TrkH family potassium uptake protein — protein sequence MRLSLIFKYVVTILFFLSTSFLIPAVYSFFSKDGLTENFLFPPILMGALLLLALQIKEKVSDVNVKEALLVVALVWFLFPALSAMCYMETGAIPRFVDAYFESVSGFTTTGASILTDIESLPKSVLLWRSTTHWIGGIGFVVFSLSLLPLLGTGGAQLMRIEAAKAVEEKVLPRVKEVAKAILTVYIILTLLEIVLLKIVGLPLYEAVNHTFATVATGGFSTRNSSVGAFNSFLAEMIIAVFMILGALNLSLYYRAFKERNLKLFLSYYEVKSFLIIISISTIVTTLVLYFQNYYPNPITAFRYAFFQIATAATTTGFASTDYSSWPPFILALLMILALIGASSGSTAGGIKQFRFLVMVKTAMKELKKTAHPRLVYRISLGDKILDISLLNTIWAFISIYFSTTIIFGLALTLSGYDLITSFSASIACITSLGPGLGKVGPAGNFAFFSDFDKLLLSVEMLLGRLEIFPILALLIPEFWKEY from the coding sequence TTGAGGCTCTCCCTAATCTTTAAGTACGTAGTGACGATACTCTTCTTCCTCTCAACCTCCTTCCTAATTCCGGCAGTCTACTCCTTCTTCTCAAAGGACGGTTTAACGGAGAACTTCCTATTTCCGCCGATTTTGATGGGAGCTCTCCTACTACTTGCACTCCAAATTAAAGAAAAGGTATCAGACGTAAACGTCAAAGAGGCCCTTTTAGTCGTAGCTCTCGTCTGGTTCCTCTTCCCAGCACTTTCAGCAATGTGCTACATGGAAACCGGAGCTATTCCCAGATTTGTAGATGCCTACTTTGAATCTGTCTCAGGTTTTACAACTACAGGAGCCTCAATCCTTACAGACATTGAATCACTTCCAAAGAGCGTCCTCCTCTGGCGTTCGACTACCCACTGGATAGGGGGAATCGGTTTTGTTGTTTTCTCCCTCTCCCTACTACCCCTTTTGGGAACGGGAGGAGCCCAGTTAATGAGAATAGAGGCTGCAAAGGCCGTTGAGGAGAAGGTTTTACCGAGAGTTAAAGAGGTAGCAAAGGCAATCTTAACTGTATATATAATCTTAACTCTACTTGAAATAGTCCTACTAAAAATTGTTGGACTTCCCCTCTATGAGGCGGTTAACCACACATTTGCTACGGTAGCAACAGGAGGTTTCTCAACTAGGAACTCAAGCGTTGGAGCTTTTAACTCATTTTTAGCTGAGATGATTATTGCGGTTTTTATGATTCTCGGAGCTCTTAATCTCTCACTTTACTACAGGGCCTTTAAAGAAAGGAACTTAAAGCTCTTCTTATCATACTACGAAGTTAAAAGCTTCCTGATAATAATTTCTATTTCAACAATAGTAACGACCCTAGTCCTCTACTTTCAGAATTATTACCCTAACCCCATAACTGCATTTAGATACGCCTTCTTTCAAATTGCAACTGCAGCAACAACAACCGGGTTTGCTTCAACAGACTACTCCAGCTGGCCCCCCTTTATCTTGGCCCTTTTAATGATACTGGCCTTAATAGGAGCTTCCTCAGGCTCAACAGCCGGAGGAATAAAGCAGTTTAGATTCCTGGTAATGGTCAAGACTGCTATGAAAGAGCTTAAAAAGACAGCCCATCCGAGACTCGTTTATAGGATTTCCCTAGGAGATAAGATCCTTGATATCTCACTCCTAAACACAATTTGGGCTTTTATTTCAATCTACTTTTCAACAACCATCATCTTCGGATTAGCCTTAACCCTTTCAGGCTACGACTTAATAACCTCCTTTTCAGCCTCAATAGCCTGCATAACAAGCTTGGGACCTGGTCTTGGAAAAGTCGGTCCTGCAGGAAACTTTGCCTTCTTCTCAGACTTTGACAAACTCCTCCTATCAGTTGAAATGCTCCTTGGAAGACTTGAAATATTTCCAATACTAGCCCTTCTGATCCCAGAGTTTTGGAAAGAGTATTAA
- a CDS encoding FAD-binding oxidoreductase, whose protein sequence is MKKSNYIEKLKKILGTEKVKDSTSWRLSYAYDGTPTGYKGVPDVVVFPEDEEDVAKVLAFANENRIPVYPRGAGSGLTGGSAPLEGGIVVSTEKMNRIIEIDEDNLAVLTEPGVVTYELQKEVEKRGLFYPPDPSSYKYSTIGGNIAENAGGPRCVKYGVTKDYVMQLEVVFADGTISKVGSKAVKSVAGYNLKDLIVGSEGTLAFITKAYLKLIPSPEAVRTAMAVFPKVEQAAQAVADMFKNKVIPTACEFLDKNSIVAVENYAKIGLPTYAEGLLVIEVDGYEAVVDELINRVIKVCKEAGAEEIKRASTPEEREAIWLARRAVSPAIVQLKPKKINEDVVVPRNKIPEMIKNVYKIADKYNLMVVNFGHAGDGNIHVNFMYEPEEEERVEMAVREVFELTLSLEGSISGEHGIGWMKKEFLPLEVGEALEKMKAIKKALDPNNILNPGKIFDL, encoded by the coding sequence ATGAAAAAAAGCAACTATATAGAAAAGCTAAAGAAAATTTTAGGCACAGAAAAAGTTAAAGATTCAACTTCCTGGAGGTTATCGTACGCTTACGATGGAACACCTACCGGATATAAGGGAGTACCTGACGTTGTTGTCTTTCCTGAAGATGAAGAGGATGTAGCTAAAGTTTTAGCGTTTGCAAATGAGAATAGGATTCCGGTCTATCCGAGGGGAGCAGGTTCGGGGTTAACGGGAGGTTCAGCTCCACTTGAAGGAGGAATCGTAGTTTCTACTGAGAAGATGAACAGGATAATTGAGATTGATGAGGACAACTTAGCCGTTCTAACTGAACCGGGAGTTGTAACTTACGAGCTCCAAAAGGAGGTTGAAAAGAGAGGGCTTTTCTACCCACCTGACCCTTCAAGTTACAAGTACTCAACAATCGGCGGAAACATAGCAGAGAACGCTGGAGGGCCAAGGTGCGTTAAGTATGGAGTAACTAAGGACTACGTAATGCAGCTAGAAGTTGTATTTGCAGATGGAACGATTTCAAAGGTAGGCTCCAAAGCAGTTAAGTCTGTTGCAGGGTACAACTTAAAGGACTTAATAGTTGGCTCTGAAGGAACCCTTGCCTTCATAACAAAGGCTTACCTAAAGCTCATTCCTTCACCTGAGGCAGTTAGAACAGCAATGGCAGTTTTCCCAAAGGTTGAACAGGCAGCTCAGGCAGTTGCCGACATGTTTAAGAACAAAGTCATACCTACTGCATGTGAGTTCCTTGATAAAAACTCAATAGTTGCAGTTGAAAATTACGCAAAGATAGGACTTCCAACTTACGCTGAAGGACTTTTAGTAATTGAGGTTGACGGATACGAAGCTGTAGTTGATGAGCTGATAAACAGGGTAATAAAGGTCTGTAAGGAGGCTGGAGCTGAAGAAATTAAGAGGGCATCTACACCAGAAGAGAGAGAAGCCATCTGGCTTGCAAGAAGAGCGGTTTCCCCTGCAATTGTTCAGCTTAAGCCGAAGAAAATTAACGAAGACGTTGTAGTCCCTAGAAACAAAATTCCGGAGATGATTAAAAATGTTTATAAAATAGCCGATAAGTATAATTTGATGGTTGTTAACTTCGGCCATGCTGGAGACGGGAACATTCACGTTAACTTCATGTACGAGCCGGAAGAAGAGGAAAGGGTTGAAATGGCTGTAAGGGAAGTTTTTGAGCTTACTCTCTCACTGGAAGGATCAATTTCAGGTGAACACGGTATAGGGTGGATGAAGAAGGAGTTTCTACCCCTTGAGGTGGGAGAAGCCCTTGAGAAGATGAAGGCTATTAAGAAAGCTCTAGACCCTAATAACATACTAAACCCGGGGAAGATCTTTGACCTCTAA
- a CDS encoding motility protein A — MDIATLIGIGGAFLLIIVSIVIGGSPGAFINIPSLLITVGGGLAAGMAGFPMGEFINGLKAMLKALNPGMPNPIEEIDFLTDVAKKARKEGILALESDIDTFYSRDPFFGGIMRMLIDGLEIEEIRSTAEASMAQIEQKLSTEVSVWESLGDLFPAFGMIGTLIGLIQMLQNLSDPSALGPGMAVAMITTLYGAILAYTLCIPISKKLKYYKDLKMLFLEAYLLTAEAIEKGVNPNILRQKLAGLFGVEVEEG; from the coding sequence ATGGATATAGCCACCCTAATAGGTATAGGCGGTGCTTTCTTACTTATCATTGTTTCTATTGTAATCGGAGGAAGTCCTGGAGCGTTCATTAACATTCCCTCTCTCTTAATCACAGTCGGCGGTGGACTTGCCGCAGGAATGGCCGGCTTTCCCATGGGAGAGTTCATAAACGGCCTAAAGGCCATGCTTAAGGCCCTCAACCCCGGGATGCCAAACCCTATAGAGGAAATAGACTTTTTAACAGATGTAGCAAAGAAGGCTAGGAAGGAAGGAATTTTAGCCCTGGAGTCCGACATTGATACTTTCTATTCAAGGGACCCCTTCTTCGGCGGAATAATGAGAATGTTAATTGACGGACTTGAAATAGAAGAGATAAGGAGTACAGCCGAAGCATCCATGGCGCAAATAGAGCAGAAACTATCAACAGAAGTATCGGTCTGGGAATCTCTGGGAGACCTCTTTCCAGCCTTTGGAATGATCGGAACGCTAATCGGTCTTATCCAGATGCTCCAGAACCTATCCGACCCTTCAGCTCTCGGTCCCGGAATGGCCGTAGCGATGATTACAACCCTCTACGGTGCAATACTTGCCTATACTCTATGTATTCCCATTTCTAAAAAGCTCAAGTACTACAAAGACCTTAAAATGCTCTTCCTTGAAGCATACCTTTTAACTGCAGAAGCAATAGAAAAGGGAGTTAACCCAAACATACTCAGACAAAAGCTTGCAGGTCTCTTTGGAGTGGAAGTAGAAGAGGGTTAA
- a CDS encoding OmpA/MotB family protein, producing the protein MARKKKEECKAPPAWLTSFGDLMSLLLTFFILLYSMSTISLEKFYQAIKGIIEAFGGHYVVYEERVIRGKNVPVQMPNMYPKMKSRKEIEEKVHKIRETLKALGVDSEVAKYGQSIRLRINTDKIFPLGSDKPYPEAIPLIMELCKKLKELDLPLTIEGHTDNTPIRNGRFPSNWELSAARATAVLRLFIQCGYDPKKLSAAGCGEYHPIAPNTTPEGRAKNRRIEIVIHLPM; encoded by the coding sequence ATGGCAAGAAAGAAAAAGGAGGAGTGTAAAGCTCCTCCTGCCTGGCTCACAAGTTTTGGTGACCTAATGTCCCTCCTTTTAACCTTCTTTATTCTCCTCTACTCTATGTCAACTATTTCCCTTGAAAAGTTCTACCAGGCAATAAAGGGAATAATTGAGGCCTTCGGCGGCCACTACGTAGTCTACGAAGAAAGGGTAATAAGGGGTAAAAACGTTCCCGTCCAGATGCCGAACATGTACCCTAAGATGAAGAGCAGAAAGGAAATTGAAGAAAAAGTCCACAAAATAAGGGAAACTTTAAAAGCTCTTGGAGTTGACTCTGAAGTTGCAAAGTACGGCCAGAGTATAAGGCTGAGAATAAACACAGATAAGATCTTCCCTCTTGGAAGTGACAAACCTTACCCTGAAGCAATTCCTCTAATTATGGAACTCTGTAAGAAACTAAAAGAGCTTGATTTACCTTTAACTATAGAAGGACACACAGACAACACTCCAATTAGAAATGGAAGGTTTCCCTCAAACTGGGAGCTCTCAGCTGCAAGAGCAACAGCAGTCCTAAGACTCTTTATTCAGTGTGGCTACGACCCTAAGAAACTCTCAGCTGCTGGCTGCGGAGAGTACCACCCAATAGCTCCAAACACAACTCCAGAAGGGAGAGCTAAAAACAGGAGAATTGAAATAGTGATTCATCTACCAATGTAG
- a CDS encoding OmpA/MotB family protein, whose translation MARKKKEECKSVPAWLTSFSDLMSLLLTFFILLYSMSTLDITKAMKFLSYFQGEKAKTFKQISIVKPIKIYTEDVARKIKKLIKRLLPVYGYQLVVTEQYVMIRLFNKILFEKDTVKLTPQAKKALEKIAQVIKSLNGNYRVRVEGHTSKGEPTKPIKGVNDSWDLSILRATQVAKYLISKGVDPKKVFVVGYDATRPLYTWNNPILQARNRRVEIYLEVAVPKEEEEEKVLIKKKEKLPTKGGEERKASSEKR comes from the coding sequence ATGGCAAGGAAGAAAAAGGAAGAGTGTAAAAGCGTACCGGCATGGCTAACAAGCTTTAGTGACCTAATGTCACTCCTTCTGACCTTCTTCATTCTCCTTTACTCTATGTCAACTCTTGATATAACAAAGGCAATGAAGTTCCTATCATACTTTCAAGGAGAAAAAGCAAAAACTTTTAAACAGATTTCCATAGTAAAACCTATAAAGATCTATACAGAAGATGTTGCCCGAAAGATAAAAAAGCTAATAAAAAGACTCCTTCCGGTATACGGTTACCAGCTGGTAGTAACTGAACAATACGTAATGATCAGGCTCTTTAACAAAATTCTCTTTGAAAAGGACACTGTAAAACTAACTCCCCAGGCTAAGAAAGCCCTTGAGAAGATAGCTCAGGTAATAAAATCCTTAAACGGAAACTACAGGGTAAGAGTTGAAGGCCACACGAGTAAAGGTGAACCTACCAAACCGATAAAAGGTGTTAACGACAGTTGGGACCTCTCAATTCTAAGGGCCACTCAAGTTGCAAAGTACTTAATATCAAAGGGCGTTGATCCTAAAAAAGTTTTCGTTGTCGGTTACGATGCTACAAGACCCCTTTATACCTGGAACAATCCAATACTTCAGGCAAGGAACAGGAGAGTTGAAATCTACCTTGAAGTTGCAGTTCCTAAGGAAGAAGAGGAGGAGAAGGTTCTAATAAAGAAAAAGGAGAAACTCCCCACCAAAGGCGGGGAGGAACGGAAGGCTAGTTCAGAAAAACGTTAA
- a CDS encoding sigma-70 family RNA polymerase sigma factor: protein MEEKEFLFEDEENVDIDNLDFEGEETSLTLFDQEIDPTLIESFVPDKDSLDAFLKSISKIPLLTREEEIELAKRAKAGDKEALKKLVESNLRFVVSVAKKYLGCGLPLHDLIAEGILGLIEAARRFDPDKGVKFISYAVWWIRQSIMQALAQQTGAVKIPVKQAVLVNKITRSYGELLKELGREPTIEELAQHVGMEPKEIERLLSICQVPLSLDTPIGDEEDTTFKDFLKGEGTAEVEEKVVQEELKQSIQEMLEQLTPQEKKIIIMRFGLDGNEPKTLREIGEKLGISRERVRQLETRAKKKMREYAMRKKLNVFLN, encoded by the coding sequence ATGGAAGAGAAGGAGTTTCTATTTGAAGATGAAGAGAATGTAGATATTGATAACTTAGACTTTGAGGGAGAAGAGACAAGTCTTACCCTCTTTGATCAGGAGATAGATCCTACTTTAATTGAATCCTTTGTTCCTGATAAGGACTCTCTGGACGCTTTCTTAAAGTCAATTTCAAAGATCCCTCTTTTAACGAGGGAGGAGGAGATTGAGCTTGCAAAGAGGGCAAAGGCGGGGGATAAGGAAGCTTTAAAGAAGCTTGTTGAGTCAAACTTAAGGTTTGTTGTCAGCGTTGCAAAGAAGTACCTCGGTTGCGGTCTTCCCCTTCACGACCTTATAGCTGAGGGGATTTTGGGGCTGATTGAGGCGGCTAGAAGGTTTGACCCTGATAAGGGAGTTAAGTTTATCTCCTACGCAGTCTGGTGGATTAGACAGTCCATAATGCAGGCCCTTGCCCAGCAGACAGGTGCTGTTAAGATACCTGTAAAACAGGCAGTTTTAGTCAACAAGATTACCCGTTCTTACGGGGAGCTCCTTAAAGAGCTTGGAAGGGAACCAACCATAGAGGAGCTTGCGCAGCACGTTGGGATGGAGCCTAAGGAGATAGAGAGACTCCTTTCCATCTGCCAGGTTCCACTCTCCCTTGATACTCCCATTGGTGATGAGGAAGATACTACCTTTAAGGACTTCCTTAAGGGTGAAGGGACCGCTGAAGTTGAGGAAAAGGTAGTTCAAGAGGAACTCAAGCAGAGCATTCAGGAAATGCTTGAGCAGTTAACTCCTCAGGAAAAGAAGATAATTATTATGCGCTTTGGACTTGACGGGAATGAACCTAAGACTTTAAGGGAGATAGGTGAGAAGTTAGGGATAAGCAGGGAGAGAGTTCGCCAGCTTGAAACCAGGGCTAAGAAGAAGATGAGAGAGTATGCAATGAGGAAGAAACTTAACGTTTTTCTGAACTAG